In Halobacillus amylolyticus, the following proteins share a genomic window:
- a CDS encoding PadR family transcriptional regulator: MKHKLLPLSETMHYILLALREPLHGYAVMQKIEKISNGTVSLAAGTLYGAIENLNKHGWIEPVGSSGRRKIYMITAEGSAILKMEQERLSHILSLYGRDDSNEDV, from the coding sequence ATGAAACATAAATTATTGCCATTGTCTGAAACCATGCATTACATTTTATTGGCGTTACGTGAACCACTTCATGGCTATGCCGTAATGCAGAAGATAGAAAAAATAAGTAATGGTACTGTTAGTTTAGCGGCTGGTACATTATACGGTGCAATTGAAAACTTGAATAAGCATGGTTGGATTGAACCTGTTGGAAGTTCGGGACGGAGAAAAATTTATATGATAACTGCGGAAGGAAGCGCCATTTTGAAAATGGAACAAGAAAGGCTATCGCATATTTTATCCTTGTACGGAAGGGATGATTCAAATGAAGATGTTTAA
- a CDS encoding DUF2812 domain-containing protein: MKMFNMFFDIEKEEQWLNEQLQEGYRCTNISGLGIYTFKKTDKRYVMRLDYQDYLPKKKFKEYEAIYEDFGWSHIEGHRLGGRQYWQKEEDDQNEIFSDRQSEGIYYRRLMGYSFWLGVLCLFFSYSIYKDSGLYLTEGLWSMEGALFWKALIFETPFVLLRSLPAFMVVLFGSSLYRAYRKYSVLKEK; encoded by the coding sequence ATGAAGATGTTTAACATGTTTTTTGATATTGAAAAAGAAGAGCAATGGCTGAATGAGCAATTACAAGAGGGCTATCGCTGTACAAATATTAGTGGATTAGGAATATACACTTTCAAAAAAACGGACAAAAGATATGTTATGCGACTTGATTATCAAGATTATTTACCAAAGAAAAAATTCAAGGAATACGAAGCGATATATGAAGATTTTGGTTGGAGCCACATAGAGGGGCACCGGCTGGGTGGAAGACAGTATTGGCAAAAAGAAGAAGATGATCAAAATGAAATCTTCTCGGACCGTCAATCAGAGGGTATTTATTATAGAAGATTAATGGGTTATTCATTTTGGTTGGGTGTACTGTGTTTGTTTTTTTCTTATTCGATTTACAAGGATTCGGGATTATATTTAACTGAAGGTCTTTGGAGTATGGAAGGGGCATTATTTTGGAAAGCGCTTATATTTGAAACACCATTTGTTCTTTTGAGGTCGCTTCCCGCATTTATGGTTGTTTTATTTGGCAGCAGTCTCTACAGGGCTTATCGGAAGTATTCAGTGTTAAAAGAAAAATAA
- a CDS encoding DUF2332 domain-containing protein has protein sequence MNTKSVAERFENFAVLECEGSSELYKNLSLQIAKDNELLNLCLHAREGQPIPNLLFGAVHYLLLQGTDHELKEFYPSVVNEVKRGYNAFPLFKDFCIENTKNIKLILENKLVQTNEVRRCAYLYPVFCYIYQQTNKPLFLIEIGTSAGLQLLWDHYSYSYESNKLYGNKNSSVHLTSKIREGDISHNLLSLTPPVNDRLGIDLHISDLTNEEDYLWLKALIWPEHKERLKHFEDSVKQLRLNPPNLMKGDGVALLSEVVEDIPADNTICIFHTHVANQMSKSVKNELIQIVSEIGSCRDIFHIYNNIDDRKLHVDSIINGKVKHKTVGETDGHGRWFDWNLSAEVLT, from the coding sequence ATGAATACTAAATCGGTAGCTGAAAGGTTTGAGAACTTCGCCGTTTTAGAATGTGAAGGTTCAAGTGAGCTTTATAAAAACTTGTCCTTACAAATCGCTAAGGATAATGAATTATTGAATCTGTGTTTACATGCTAGAGAAGGTCAACCTATTCCAAATTTACTCTTTGGAGCTGTTCATTATTTACTGCTCCAAGGTACAGATCATGAATTGAAAGAATTCTATCCAAGTGTAGTGAATGAGGTGAAAAGGGGTTATAACGCTTTCCCATTATTTAAAGATTTTTGCATTGAAAACACCAAAAACATAAAGTTAATCCTAGAAAACAAGCTTGTCCAAACAAATGAAGTACGACGATGTGCTTATCTGTATCCGGTATTTTGTTACATATACCAGCAAACCAATAAGCCTCTCTTCCTCATAGAAATCGGTACCAGTGCGGGGCTGCAGTTATTATGGGACCATTATTCTTACTCCTATGAGAGTAATAAACTATATGGGAATAAAAATTCTTCTGTTCATTTAACCTCTAAAATACGTGAAGGAGATATATCTCACAATTTATTGTCCCTAACCCCTCCAGTAAATGATCGGTTAGGCATAGACCTACATATTAGCGATCTTACCAATGAAGAAGATTATTTATGGTTAAAAGCACTTATATGGCCAGAACATAAAGAGAGACTAAAACATTTTGAAGATTCAGTTAAGCAATTAAGGTTAAATCCTCCAAATCTAATGAAAGGAGATGGAGTAGCTTTACTTTCGGAAGTAGTAGAGGATATTCCTGCTGATAATACAATTTGCATCTTTCATACCCATGTAGCTAATCAGATGTCAAAGAGTGTTAAAAACGAATTAATTCAAATAGTCAGTGAAATAGGCAGCTGTAGAGATATCTTCCATATTTACAATAATATTGATGATAGAAAGCTTCATGTTGATTCAATTATAAACGGAAAGGTAAAGCATAAAACGGTTGGTGAGACGGATGGACATGGAAGATGGTTTGATTGGAATTTATCTGCAGAGGTCCTTACTTAA